The following are encoded in a window of Candidatus Zixiibacteriota bacterium genomic DNA:
- the rpsK gene encoding 30S ribosomal protein S11 has protein sequence MADPKRKRGKKKVKRAESRGVVHIKATFNNTLISITDMKGNAVSWASAGKVGFKGSKKSTPFAAQVASDSAAKEAMDAGVRKVEVWVKGPGSGREAAIRSLQAAGLEIVAIRDVTPIPHNGCRPKKRRRV, from the coding sequence GTGGCAGATCCTAAACGCAAACGCGGAAAAAAGAAAGTAAAACGCGCCGAATCAAGGGGTGTCGTTCATATAAAGGCGACCTTCAACAACACCCTCATCTCGATTACCGACATGAAGGGCAACGCGGTGTCATGGGCCTCGGCCGGTAAGGTTGGCTTCAAGGGGTCCAAGAAGAGCACACCGTTTGCTGCCCAGGTGGCGTCCGATTCAGCCGCCAAGGAAGCGATGGATGCTGGTGTGCGCAAGGTCGAAGTGTGGGTCAAGGGGCCCGGCTCCGGTCGTGAAGCGGCGATTCGATCGCTTCAGGCCGCCGGACTGGAAATCGTGGCTATTCGCGATGTCACTCCAATCCCGCACAATGGATGTCGTCCGAAAAAACGGCGCAGAGTGTAA